The following are from one region of the Longimicrobiaceae bacterium genome:
- a CDS encoding 3-hydroxyacyl-CoA dehydrogenase family protein, which produces MEQTNVRRVAVIGAGTMGHGIAQVCAMAGFGVSLYDPQPGQVDKALAKVRANLDAGVQRGKVAAGDAEAALTRLHAHEHQAAAVDGADLVIEAIPERMEWKTELFANVDAAAPQHAILATNTSSLSVSRIAQATQRPERVVGLHFFNPVHIMKLLEVVRGEHTSQETLDASLAFAKALGKEPIVVTDTPGFASSRLGIVLGLEAMRMVEQGVASPQDIDKAMELGYNHPMGPLKLTDVVGLDVRLGIADYLHGELGGDQYRAPEILRRMVAEGKLGKKSGSGFYEWEGK; this is translated from the coding sequence GTGGAGCAGACGAACGTGCGGCGGGTGGCCGTGATCGGCGCCGGCACCATGGGCCACGGCATCGCGCAGGTGTGCGCGATGGCGGGCTTCGGCGTGAGCCTGTACGACCCGCAGCCGGGCCAGGTGGACAAGGCCCTGGCCAAGGTGCGCGCGAACCTGGACGCCGGCGTGCAGCGCGGCAAGGTCGCCGCGGGCGACGCGGAGGCGGCGCTCACGCGCCTCCACGCGCACGAGCACCAGGCGGCCGCGGTGGACGGCGCGGACCTGGTGATCGAGGCCATCCCCGAGCGGATGGAGTGGAAGACCGAGCTGTTCGCCAACGTGGACGCCGCCGCGCCGCAGCACGCGATCCTGGCGACCAACACGTCGTCGCTCAGCGTGTCGCGCATCGCGCAGGCCACGCAGCGGCCGGAGCGCGTGGTGGGGCTGCACTTCTTCAACCCCGTCCACATCATGAAGCTGCTGGAGGTGGTGCGCGGCGAGCACACCTCGCAGGAGACGCTGGATGCGTCGCTCGCGTTCGCGAAGGCGCTGGGCAAGGAGCCTATCGTGGTCACCGACACACCCGGCTTCGCATCGTCCCGCCTGGGCATCGTGTTGGGCCTGGAGGCGATGCGAATGGTGGAGCAGGGCGTCGCCAGCCCGCAGGACATCGACAAGGCGATGGAGCTGGGCTACAACCACCCGATGGGCCCGCTCAAGCTGACCGACGTCGTGGGGCTGGACGTGCGGCTGGGTATTGCCGACTACCTGCACGGCGAGCTGGGCGGCGACCAGTACCGCGCGCCGGAGATCCTGCGCCGCATGGTGGCCGAGGGCAAGCTGGGGAAGAAGAGCGGCAGCGGCTTCTACGAGTGGGAGGGCAAGTGA
- a CDS encoding enoyl-CoA hydratase-related protein: MTAETLRIDRDGAVAVLTIDRPEKRNALSAQVRAELLAALDELRGDDSVRVLVVTGAGDKAFVAGADIAEFAQRTPLEQRETMTGRRVFDEVAAFPKPVIAMINGFCLGGGCELALACDVRIAADTAKLGQPEINLGIIPGGGGTQRLPRVIGTGQTMRLVLSGEIVDAAEALRIGLVDVVHPAADLRERTMDFARKMAEKSPVALRMAKSAIRAAADMPMAAGLAYETELFVTCFASDDKREGVAAFLEKRPAQFTGR, translated from the coding sequence GTGACGGCCGAGACGCTGCGGATCGACCGCGACGGCGCCGTCGCGGTCCTCACCATCGACCGGCCGGAGAAGCGCAACGCCCTGTCCGCCCAGGTGCGCGCCGAGCTGCTGGCCGCGCTGGACGAGCTGCGGGGCGACGATTCGGTGCGCGTCCTGGTCGTCACCGGGGCGGGCGACAAGGCGTTCGTCGCCGGCGCCGACATCGCGGAGTTCGCGCAGCGCACGCCGCTGGAGCAGCGCGAGACGATGACCGGCCGCCGCGTGTTCGACGAGGTCGCCGCGTTCCCCAAGCCGGTGATCGCGATGATCAACGGCTTCTGCCTGGGCGGGGGATGCGAGCTGGCCCTGGCCTGCGACGTCCGCATTGCGGCGGACACGGCGAAGCTGGGGCAGCCGGAGATCAACCTGGGCATCATCCCCGGCGGCGGCGGCACGCAGCGCCTTCCCCGCGTGATCGGCACCGGCCAGACGATGCGCCTCGTCCTCTCCGGCGAGATCGTGGACGCGGCGGAAGCGCTCCGCATCGGCCTCGTCGACGTCGTCCACCCCGCGGCGGACCTGCGCGAGCGGACGATGGACTTCGCGCGGAAGATGGCGGAGAAGTCGCCGGTCGCCCTTCGCATGGCCAAGTCCGCCATCCGCGCCGCCGCCGACATGCCGATGGCCGCCGGCCTCGCGTACGAGACGGAGCTCTTCGTCACCTGCTTCGCCAGCGACGACAAGCGCGAAGGAGTCGCCGCCTTCCTGGAGAAGCGCCCCGCGCAGTTCACCGGCAGGTAG